TCCGATGAATCCTTTTTTTCAGAAGTCATTTCTCCTCACCGCAAACCTTTTCTGAAAAGAGCTTGACCGCAAACTTTTTAGAAAAAATTTTGATCAAAAACCGGCATGATGACGTGATAAACCGGTGCAATGGTCGCGGCCAACGGTTGAATTTAAGCTGCCCGGGCATGAAAACGGATGTAACCAGCCTGAGCTGCTTAAGTATATTTAAGGTGCTTACTTAAAAAATAAGCTTAAACCTCAGACCCTTTCCGAGAAGGCGAGGTTTCCGCTGATTTTCTTTATTTTTACTTTGACCACGTCACCTTTTGCGGCTCCGGGCACGAAAACCGTATACTTATCGATCTTTGCTATACCGTCACCTTTGGACCCGACAGCATCGACCCGGAGTTCATAGGTTCCGCCTTCTTCGATGGCATCCCTGACAACCACATTACTTACCTTTCTCTTCTTAACAGGCCTGTGAGCCCCGCAAGCAGAACATCTCAGGACAAGTACTCTTTCCACCTTGACAAGCTGGGTGTCCGGGCGTCCACATTCCGAACACATGACGTATTCGTCCACATAAGCCTGAATGTTATCTGAAATCTGGGCTCTCGTAAACCTTCCCTGGAAGACTGCGCGTGTGCCTTCTATTTTCCCTGCAGTCCCCAGTTCCCTCGTGAGATATTTCATCAAGTGGTCAGGGTCCCGGTTAAGGGTATCTGCAATATTTCCGAAGTTTTCCAGAATTGTGGTCTTGCCTTCGGAGAAGAGTCTGGGTTCAGGGATTACGAATCGAGCATCCGTAGTCTCGGTTTCAGGCATTTTTGCCATTGCACGGTTCAAAAGCTCTTCGTAATCGTACATATTATACTCCTTTTGATGTTAACAGTTTAACTGATTACTGTACCAGTTCTGCTCCCTGGTCGATAACGATTCTAAAGGGAGTTGGTAATTTCTGTCCTGCATGCCAGAGGGCTTTCTTTGCGGCTTCAAAGTTTTGCTTCTCAACAGCCACTGTAAAGATCTTCTGCATTGGGTTTACCCTGGCTGCAGTACCTACGTTCTTTCCAAAAGCCCTGCGCATCCCACTGGATACACGGTCAGCACCAGCGCCGGTTGCTTGCTTGTTTTCCCTGAGTACTTCGTGGGGATAGACACGGAGTTTCATGTAAAAGCCCGTCTTTCCTACATCTGAAGTAAGGTGCCTGTTTGCTGTAATACGGGCTGCTTCGAGAGCAGTGTGCCTTATCTGGCACTTTTCTTCCGCAAGCAGGGAGATTCTTATAGGGAAGGCATCGCTGTTTGCCTTGTCACCCATGTCGTAGTGAATAACCTGACTGCCTGGAACACCGCCCATGTATTTTCTTCTGGTAAATGAGCGCTGCCTCACGTTCCTGTACATACTTCCTGGCTTTCGTACCATAAGCTTGATTCTCCTGAAATTGATAAGTTTAATTAGCTTAATTTATTTAGTCAAATAGTTTATTTAGTCTAATTGAGTTTAACAAAAATTTATTATAACGGATTTCTTTCCGCATATAAACGTTTGCATCAAGTTCCCAAAAAACCGTTTAGCAAACCACTCAGTATGAGATATGCGCATATAGAGATAACTGCCTGTATTTACATTTATCTGTAAACCGGTCCCTACGGATTTAGCAAACAATCTCTATTTTCCCTGCCCTTTTGCTCTTTAAAAGTATCAGGGACTGGGATTTTGCTTGAAATTCGTAACCCCTTAGAATTTACATATTCCGGGCGTATGTGACTTACTTCCTACTACCTAGTGGTTTATAAATTTTATTGATGATCCCGGATATTTTTCAAAAAATCCTGCAAGCAGCCCAAAACAACCTGATAGCATCATGCTTCCGAAAGGTGCGGCAAAATGCAGCTTATTTGATATTTCCTTCCTGAGCCCGGATTCTGAGAGCTTTTCAAGCATCTGCCTTTTTGGGCCGGTGACCATTATAGATCTAACCTGCTCAAAGCCTACTGCTTCTTTTATATATGCACCATGTCCCCCATCCTCAAATACTTCATCAAAATCAAGGCTTCCGTCGGCAAGCCTTATGATATAATCCTGAAGTTTTTCCGAATTCATATTGGAGCTGTGATGTTCAAAAAGCGCCGTTACCCTGTTTTCAAGCACAAGGGCTCCCAGAGTATGCCCGTTTCCTATATTAACCACGATTGAAGGCTGGAGTGCGGTGGGGTCGGTAAGAGCCCCGAAAATAGCTGCAGGACCGGTATCCATGAAGACAGAGCGAATTTCAGGGTTCCCTACGGATTTTACAAGAGAATCTGCCTGAGCCTTCATTCTGGTAAAAGCGTCTGGAATCTCTTTGGGCGTGTATACAAAATTCTCAAGCTTGCCTCCCCTGTCAATAAATTTCTTGAAAAGTTCAAAACGGTAAACCCTGTTACTTTTCTCAGGGGCATTTCCGTGATCCTGCACTGCCACAGCATAGTTTTCAGGCATGGAAACGCCAAAAGCTGAAAGTGCAGATGAAACGGATTCCGGATCGAAGTCCTGCATAACAATATTTACTTTATCTTTCTTTGCTTCTCCTTCGCAGGTAAGCTGCTTTGCCTCCTCTTCCGAGACAATCCGGATTCCAAAAGCCTTTACCTTCTCAATACTATCGTGGATAGTCAAAGCAGCCTTTTCAGTAGCATATACCGGAAAGCCTGCCTTCAGATGAGCTCTGACAGCAAACGCAGAAGGCCCTCCCCCCATTATGTTTCCGGTAAGCACTATTGCTTTTCTTTCTCTGGTCGCTTTCCTAATCTTCTCTGCAATAATCCTGGTCGGAGAAGGCATGACCATAAGCAGGCTGTTTTCTGGCTCTTTTTCCGAATCAAAAAGCAGGATATCCTGTGTCCCTGTTCCTATGTCCGCTGCAAGTATGCGCATACCTGTGCATTGGCTGATAAGATATTAAAATATAGGCAGGTTAGTAGAAGTAAACACGAAGCTGGATAACAGGAACATATAAACAGGAATCCGGATAAAATAGAATTCAGATAATAAAAAGCCGGATAAAAGGAACAAAAATGGAGAGTGTTATTTTCATGAAAGAATCCACCCCGGAAATCCACAAAAAAGGAGCAAAAAAATCCTTTTCTTTTGCCCTAATTACAATTTCTACCTCCAGATATGAAAAGTACGGAGATTCTGATTCGCCTGAGGAAGCCGAAGACTTCTCAGGAAAGGCTATGAAAGAGCTTCTTGAAGCGGCTAACCATGAAGTTACATTCTACAGGCTCATTCCCGATGGAAAAATCCCGATTATAGAAGCTGTGCTTTCCGCTCTTGAAAGTTCCGCAGATATTGTAATTACAAGCGGGGGCACAGGGCTTGCACCAAAAGACCTTACAATCGAGTCGATAACCCCTCTTTTTGAGAAGGAACTCCCAGGCTTCGGAGAATTGTTCAGGTATAAAAGCCTTGAAGACATAGGGACGTCCGTAATCCTTACAAGAGCCTCAGCAGGTGTAATTAAAGGAAAAGCAGTATTCTGCCTGCCGGGTTCGCCAAATGCCGTAAGACTGGCTCTTTCCGAGATCATAATTCCCGAAGCCGGACATATTGTCAGGCATGTAAGGGAATAAGCTTCCCTTTTTGCCATGCTCTTTCTTATGCATTTTTCTTTTTATTACTTTTCCTTATATTTTCATAAACTAGCGGATCAGTAGCTAACATAAATATGGTTCGCGATTTCCCTATCAACGGCATACTTTGTCTGGTCAACCTCAAAAAGGTATGATGGAGACCGCCGGAGCAAAGTAACGGGCATGCCTGGCAGAATGCCCATTGATACGAGTTTCTTCAGGATGCCGGGGTTTTTAGTCTCAAGATGTGAGATTTTCCCGGTTTTTCTTGGTTCCATTGTGCAGAGTGTTGTAGTTTCCAGGGTGAGATGTACATTTTTTGTTACCATTTGAATAGCTTCCTTATAAATTGTATTATCTTTGCTTCTTTTACAAGTTCGTATCCGCAGCTAGGACAGCACTGCTTGTTGCAGTTGTGAAGCTTTCCGCAGCCGGCACATTTTGCTTCGTCAGCTTTCTCAAATTCATTTCCGCAAAGGGGACACTTCACAGGTTTACCCCCAGTGCGGTCAGTAAAGTATTTACAATAGAACCTGTGAGGAACGCAGACGGGAAAATGAATCCTGAGATTACAAGGGCTGTTTTCAATCCTCTCTCCTTTATTGTCATCATGAACTGGGCTATGCAGGGCATGAAGAGGGTCAAAGTAACGGCTGCAACTACAAGCTGCAAACCTGTCAGCAGTCCTGAATCATACATTCCATAAAGTCCGGCTGCTCCAAAATCTCTCCTGAAGAAGCCGAAGAGAAAAACATCAGCCGCATTGGGGGGCAAGCCAATCCAGACTGTCGGGTATTCCATTACTTTTAAGGCAAGGTCAAAAATGCCTGTCAATCTTCCTATCCAGATCAGAATACTTGCCACAACAAAAAGGGGCAGGACTTCAAGGAAGTACCAGTGCATCCTTGAGTAAGTTTTTACCAGTATATTCGAGAGTTTTGGACGCCTTAGAGGGGGCATTTCAAGTATGAATGTCGGAGCCTCTCCTGGCAGGATTCTTGAAGCCAGGTAGCCTATCAGTATAAATTCAAGCACAATAACACCTGCCCACACAGACAATCCTCTGGGGTTTCCTGAAAGGATTGAAAGGATTATGCCCAGCTGTGCCGAACAAGGAATTGCGAGTGCCAGCAAGATATTTGCAATGAGCCTTTCCCTTTTCGTCTCAAGGGTTCTGGTGACCATAGTAGCCATTGTGGAGCAGCCAAATCCAAGTACCATAGGAATTACTGCCTTTCCACTGAGCCCTATTTTTTTGAACATGCCGTCTAGAAGCAGGCTAAGCCTGGGTAGATATCCGGTGTCCTCAATAATGGAGAATACCAGGAAAAAGGCTCCAACTATGGGAAGTATGAGAGCGATTGCGTATGTTACTGCCTGGGTGAAAATACCATATTCTCCCACAAAGAGATCCTGCAAAGCAGGATAGGGTACAAGCGACACAAACCTGGCAGTCACCAGCGGATTTATATATTGCCCAAATAACGTGTTTTCCAGGAAATCAACAACAGTTCCAGCTGCAAAGACACCTACAAACTGGTAGAACCCGAGGTACAGAATTAAAAATAACACGGGTATCCCGAATACAGGATGGATAAGAATGCTGTCTATTTTCTCGGAGAAACCAATGTTTTTCTTCGGAGTTTCTGTCTTTTTACCTGTTCTTATTCCTGCTTTCTCGCTGCTTCTCTCTGTCCCCGCTATTCCGGTTTTTCCGAGAGTTTTTCTCTCCACCCTCTCAGGTATTTCCATTACCTGTTCCACGATTTCGTTCACACGTTCCTGGCGTTTCAGAGTGAACAGGTAGGAAAGAGGGACTGCCGCTGCCTTTGAAGCTGCTTCTACAAGTTTACGGATCTCTTCATTATTTTTTTCACTGCCTGCTTTCACATATTCAGGCGATTTTTCAGCCCTGAGGAGGTATTCAAGAGCTGTTCTGTCTTCCTGGAGTAACAGAAGTGAGAAAGCTCTCTTTGAGATTCCGAATTCTTTTGAAGGACCAAGTAAATTTTCGACACTCTCAATGTATGGCTCAATTTCTGTTCCATAATCAAGTTTCTGGAATTTTTGGATATCCGGGGTATTGTTTTCGGGGACAAATTCTGATATTGCGGTCTTAAGTTCATCTATCCCTTTCCCCTCATTTGAAACTGTTCCGATAACTGGGATTCCCAGAAATCGGCTGAGTTCAGATATATCGATTTCAATTCCCCTTTCTTCAGCCTCGTCCATCATGTTCAGAACAAGGATGAGAGGAAGCCCGGCCTCAAGAAGCTGCAAGGTGAAGGAGAGCATGCGCCTGAGATTTCTGGCATCTACTACATGGAGGTAAACCAGAGGGTTTTCCTCAAAAATTAAAAGCTGGGAAACCCTTTCTTCCTCACTTACGGGAAGCAAAGAATACATCCCTGGCGTGTCAATGATTTCATACTCCCTTTCTCTTATCTTTGACTTCCCACGGCTGATTTCGACTGAAGTTCCTGGATAATTGGAAACCAGTGTATAGCTTCCGGAGAGGGCATTAAAAAGGCTGCTCTTCCCAACGTTAGGACTACCGACAAGTACGATTTTCGGAACCCCTTTTCCTGGAACGCACCCCCTGCTTCCATGGCAACATTCTCCTTCAGGACAGATAACTGGGAGTTTCATATTTCCACTCTCGTTTTTAGGTGAACCTAATTTAGGATTTTATTCATATTTAGGCATACCTAATATTTAAGGCTAATGCAATTGCATCATCCTCTCAAATTGTTTACCAAAAATAAGATTATTTAAACAGTTTTTAAACCAAAAAAAAGTCTTTAACTTAAATTCTAACTTATATTATGAGCCGGCTACCTGCGGGTTGATACGTGACTTCTATTCGATTTCAATTTCTCTGCTCATAGTTCTGTAATATTCGAACAGCTCTTCTCCCCATTTTATTGCACGAGGTTCGGAACTTCTTACGTACTGGCGGTCAAACCTTCCACTCTCGTTAAACAAGCCAAGAACCATTATCCTGTCAGTCACAGCAATAAGCACAGGAATCTCCACTCCTTTTTTTCCAAAGATATAAAGGCTTGTGTTTTCCATTTTAAGGAATTCTTTCCCTTCTTCTTTGAAATCTTCTATAAGCCGTGAGTATACAGCCTCACTCAGGACAAGGGAGACCTCAATGCCTTTTCTTGCAAGGTTGAGATAAAGCGCCGGAAACTGAGGGTGAAAATAAGAGAAAAAGATGCGAGTACGGCTTGAATTTGAAAGATACTCTACAAATTTCGGGTTCAGGTCAAATGTATGGCTGAGGTCTGGCTCTATAATGCGATAGTCTCCAAGTTCATTGATTCTTTTTACAAGCTTGGGCGGAATAGAGGCAAGCTTTCGGTCAGCCCAAAATTCTTCATTTTTCTCGAACACTGCTAGGGTATCAAGCAGAGGCTGCATTTTTTCTACAATAATTACCCCTATTGCGCTGAGCCGGTACATTCCATCTTCATGTATTACCAGTTCTTCTTCTTTCAATTTTTTTATCTGGGGGAGAAGAGCTGTCCTGGGAACCTGAAGTCTCTCAAGTATCTCTTCAATATCCTTTGGGCCTTCTTTCAGGAGCAGGAGAAAATTTTTTCTTTTCTCTGAAAACAGGATAAGATCAAGCAAGCCGGGATTCATTTTACAGTCGCCGTCCTGAACTTAGAAAAAGAGCTTTGTTCACTGGTTCCATTTTTATGGTTCAATTTTTTATAATCCTTAATGAGTGGCAAATTGCTAATAAATGTGTCGAAATTATTTGAGAACTCTGGCCTGCCTCTTCTCAACTCGAGGGAGCAGTCATAATTTGGTGAATCTGCTAACAAAGACCCTGGTATAGCCTTATATCCTTTTATCTACTTTATTATCAGCCTTCGGGAATAAATAGACACGAATAATCTGGATGACAACACCTATAAAGGAACTTATTTAAGTCCCAGCACAGGACAAGCCCCAGCACAGGACCTGAAACCTGGCTGATCTCATAATCAGATCTATAAAGTTAACTGGCTTCTTTCCAGTTTGCTAGGAAACGTTGATATAGGTGCTGATTAGAAAAGGGAGAGAACTGGATAAATGGTAAACTGTTCAGGATGAATGACAGGATGCATGATAGATAACTTTCAAAATCAAGTACTCTTTTTATTATAAATTGTGTAATTTTTTCATAATAGAATTATAATAATATGAGTACCAATATAGGTGTTTCGTAATTGACAGAATGAGTTTTATGCCTGTCAATGTGAGGAAGAGTAATGGAAAAAGAAAAGTTATACAGGTTGAAAGCCGAAGCAAACCAGCTTTCTCCAATTCTTAATATAGGGAAGAACGGGGTAACGGACACTCTGATCGAAGAACTGAACAAGCAGATAAAGGCTAACAGGCTTGTGAAGGTAAGGGTGCTGAAAAGCGCTGAAGAAGGAAAAGACTTAAAAGACATCGCGGAAGAAATCGCAGCCGCTACAAGATCCAATCTGATAGAAGTACGTGGAAGGACAGTGGTTCTTTACAGATGAGAAATCAGGCGTAGAAGCACCTTTTTCCTGACTCTGATTTTTAGCAGACCTTCCAATATACTGCCTATCTTCTATTCCAATAAAAATAACTCCCGGCTTTTTAAAATGAAGAATAAGGTTTTTGTATAGAATATCTGTATAGGTTAAGATCTATCGTATAGGTTAAGATCTATCGTATAGGTTAAGATCTGTATGTATGAAAATACATAATATAAAATTATTATTTTATTATCTTGGTAAGTTATTTATGTTGCAAAGGTGACTTCAAGTTGCTAACTTGGTCATACATCATTTACAGACATTTCATATTTCCGGTTAATCCCCTACGTCTTGTACAAAAGTTAACGGATGAATGAGTCAAATTACTGAAATAAACTTAAATTTCCATCGTACGTGCACTTAAAGTGCCTGGAAGTTTCTTGAAACGGTTGAGCTGGGGTATTTCTCCTTTTGTTCTCAGATACACCAGGGCAGAGCAAACCCCCACCCTCCGGAGAGATTGTTATGCTTGAAGATGAATATCAACTTGAATTTTTCAAAAATAACGGGTTCGTCCGGAAGCAGTGCCAGTCATGTGGCAAGTTTTTCTGGACACGCGATCTTGATAGAATGACATGCGGAGATGCGCCCTGTGATCCTTATTCCTTCATAGGGAACCCGGTATTTTCTAGGGAATTTGATATCTCCCAGATGCGTGAGTATTATCTCTCCTTTTTTGAGGAGAGAGGGCATACAAGAATTGATCGTTACCCTGTAGTTGCCCGCTGGAGGGACGACATTTATCTTACCATTGCATCCATTGCAGACTTCCAGCCTTTTGTAACCTCAGGGCAGGTTCCCCCACCTGCAAATCCTCTCACGATCTCCCAGCCCTGCATTCGCTTGAACGACCTGGACTCTGTGGGCAGAAGTGGGCGCCATCTTACAAATTTTGAGATGATGGCACATCACGCCTTCAATAAAAGGGATCATGAGATTTACTGGAAAGAACATACCCTGGAACTCTGTGACGAGCTCCTGAACTCACTTAAAGTAGACCCCTTTGCCGTAAGTTACAAGGAAGAACCCTGGGCAGGCGGAGGAAATGCGGGACCCTGTGTTGAGGTAATTGTGCACGGGCTTGAGCTTGCTACCCTTGTTTTCATGGACCTGAAAGCCGATAAAAAAGGCGATATCCTGATCAAGGGCGAGACCTATTCGAAGATGGACAATTACATCGTGGATACGGGATACGGGCTTGAGCGGTTTGTCTGGGCTTCGAAAGGTTCTCCTACAATTTATGATGCACTTTTCCCTGGCATAGTAAACGAACTTATGGGACTTGCAGGGCTCGAGCATGAACTGGATAATTCCGAGTATGCAAACATCCTGGCTCAGAATGCAAGGCTTGCAGGGCTTATGGATGTCAGTGAGAAGGCAAACCTTATGGAATTAAGGAAAAAGGTTGCCTCAAGCATCGGAATGACCGTGGATAAACTCTCGACTATAATGGAACCTGTAGAAAAGGTCTATGCGATTACTGACCATACACGCTGTCTGACTTTCATGCTTGGGGACGGAATTATTCCCTCGAATGTAAAAGCAGGATATCTTGCAAGGCTTGTCCTCAGGCGGACTTTACGCATGATGGGCGACCTTGATATCCATATCCCTCTTTCTGAAATTGTGGATATGCATATAAGAAACATGCCTGAGTACCCTGAATTCAGGGAAAATTTCCCGGTCATACAGGATATCCTGGAATTGGAAGAAGAGAAATTCAACAATACAATGGAAAGAGGACGCAGGATCATTCAGAAATCAGCATCCCACTTCAAGAAAACCGGGGAAAAAATTCCTCTCTCCCAGTTAACCGAACTTTACGACTCTCACGGAATCCCTCCCGAGATGGCAAAAGAAGTTGCAGCCGAAATCGGGGTAGGTGTGGAATTCCCTGACAATTTCTATTCCCTGATCGGTGAACTGCATAACAAAGCCGAAGAAAAAGAAACGGAAGTTGTTCCATTTGCAGACCGCATTAAACACCTCCCGAAGACGAAGCGCAGTTTCTATGACGAGCCAACACGCATGGAATTTGAAGCTGTTGTGCTGGACGTTTTTGATAACAATATAGTGCTGGACAACACATTCTTCTATGCTGAGGGTGGAGGTCAGCCTTCAGATATCGGGACAATTACTTCCGGGTATGCGGTATACAAGGTGGTTGATGTCCAGATCTACGACGGCATAATCGTGCATACTGTAGAAAATCTTGAAGGGGAGCTTGAGATTTCCAAAGGTGATATTGTCACCGGAAAAGTGGATGAAAGGCGCAGGATAACCCTTGCCAGGCACCACACGGCAACCCATATAGTAAACGATGCAGCCAGGAAGGTTCTTGGAAAACACATCTGGCAGACAGGTGCCCAGAAGTTTGAGGATCATTCGAGGCTTGACCTCTCGCATTACAAGCATATCTCCCCTGAAGAAATCCGGCAAATCGAACTTCTGGCAAACCTCACGGTTATGGAAAACAAGCGGGTTGTTACGGAATGGATGCCAAGGACTGAAGCCGAGCAGCAGTACGGTTTTGGGCTCTATCAGGGCGGAGTGCCTCTCGGAGATAAGATCAGGATAGTAAAGGTCGGAGACGATGTTGAAGCCTGTGCAGGTACGCACTGTGTCAGTACAGGAGTTATCGGCCCGATCAAAATCCTGAAAACCGAAAGAATTCAGGATGGTGTGGAAAGGATCGAGTTTGCGGCCGGAGCTGCAGCCGTACGCGCCATGCAGAAGATAGATTCTCTACTTACCAATTCGGCAAAGGTTCTGAGTGTGCCTCCTGAACAGCTTCCTGCAAGCGTTGAGCGTTTCTTTGGGGAATGGAAGGATCTCAAAAAGGAAAACGAGAGACTCAAGGAAGAACTTGCTCGTGCAAGGGTTTACAGGCTGCTGGGAGAAGCTTCTGAGGCTGCAGGCCTTAAGGTCATTGCTGAATTCATCCCAGGGTCCGATTCTCTCGAACTCCAGAAAATCGCCACCGAATTCTTGAAACACGAAGATGTGGTAACTCTGCTTGCAAGCGATGTAGGAGGGGCCCAACTCGTAGCATCTGCCGGGCAAAAAGCCCTTAACTGCGGAATCAATGCCGGCAGCCTTGTCCGCGAAATGTCAAAGCTTGTTAGCGGAGGCGGAGGCGGAAAGCCTGCCCTTGCTATGGGCGGTGGGACTGACCCTTCAAGAATTCAGGATGCACTTGCCCGTGGGCTTGAACTTGTAAAAGAAGCCGCCTGCAAGGAAGCTTGCAGGTAAATTGAAAGGAAGTCAACAGGTAAATCTGAGAGTACCGGGCTTCTAAATCCCGGCATTTTCTTCTCTCCTTTTTTCGATTCTCTTTTTCTATTTTCTTCTTTCCTTTTTTCCTAATTTTTGTTTTTCCAATTCTTTGACAGATTTTCTATTTCTCTCAAATCCCCGATCAACAATTTTTCATTCGTTAAAAATAA
This region of Methanosarcina flavescens genomic DNA includes:
- a CDS encoding toprim domain-containing protein; its protein translation is MKCPLCGNEFEKADEAKCAGCGKLHNCNKQCCPSCGYELVKEAKIIQFIRKLFKW
- a CDS encoding MogA/MoaB family molybdenum cofactor biosynthesis protein yields the protein MKESTPEIHKKGAKKSFSFALITISTSRYEKYGDSDSPEEAEDFSGKAMKELLEAANHEVTFYRLIPDGKIPIIEAVLSALESSADIVITSGGTGLAPKDLTIESITPLFEKELPGFGELFRYKSLEDIGTSVILTRASAGVIKGKAVFCLPGSPNAVRLALSEIIIPEAGHIVRHVRE
- a CDS encoding FeoA family protein; its protein translation is MVTKNVHLTLETTTLCTMEPRKTGKISHLETKNPGILKKLVSMGILPGMPVTLLRRSPSYLFEVDQTKYAVDREIANHIYVSY
- a CDS encoding 50S ribosomal protein L16, translated to MVRKPGSMYRNVRQRSFTRRKYMGGVPGSQVIHYDMGDKANSDAFPIRISLLAEEKCQIRHTALEAARITANRHLTSDVGKTGFYMKLRVYPHEVLRENKQATGAGADRVSSGMRRAFGKNVGTAARVNPMQKIFTVAVEKQNFEAAKKALWHAGQKLPTPFRIVIDQGAELVQ
- the alaS gene encoding alanine--tRNA ligase; translated protein: MLEDEYQLEFFKNNGFVRKQCQSCGKFFWTRDLDRMTCGDAPCDPYSFIGNPVFSREFDISQMREYYLSFFEERGHTRIDRYPVVARWRDDIYLTIASIADFQPFVTSGQVPPPANPLTISQPCIRLNDLDSVGRSGRHLTNFEMMAHHAFNKRDHEIYWKEHTLELCDELLNSLKVDPFAVSYKEEPWAGGGNAGPCVEVIVHGLELATLVFMDLKADKKGDILIKGETYSKMDNYIVDTGYGLERFVWASKGSPTIYDALFPGIVNELMGLAGLEHELDNSEYANILAQNARLAGLMDVSEKANLMELRKKVASSIGMTVDKLSTIMEPVEKVYAITDHTRCLTFMLGDGIIPSNVKAGYLARLVLRRTLRMMGDLDIHIPLSEIVDMHIRNMPEYPEFRENFPVIQDILELEEEKFNNTMERGRRIIQKSASHFKKTGEKIPLSQLTELYDSHGIPPEMAKEVAAEIGVGVEFPDNFYSLIGELHNKAEEKETEVVPFADRIKHLPKTKRSFYDEPTRMEFEAVVLDVFDNNIVLDNTFFYAEGGGQPSDIGTITSGYAVYKVVDVQIYDGIIVHTVENLEGELEISKGDIVTGKVDERRRITLARHHTATHIVNDAARKVLGKHIWQTGAQKFEDHSRLDLSHYKHISPEEIRQIELLANLTVMENKRVVTEWMPRTEAEQQYGFGLYQGGVPLGDKIRIVKVGDDVEACAGTHCVSTGVIGPIKILKTERIQDGVERIEFAAGAAAVRAMQKIDSLLTNSAKVLSVPPEQLPASVERFFGEWKDLKKENERLKEELARARVYRLLGEASEAAGLKVIAEFIPGSDSLELQKIATEFLKHEDVVTLLASDVGGAQLVASAGQKALNCGINAGSLVREMSKLVSGGGGGKPALAMGGGTDPSRIQDALARGLELVKEAACKEACR
- a CDS encoding YhbY family RNA-binding protein; translation: MEKEKLYRLKAEANQLSPILNIGKNGVTDTLIEELNKQIKANRLVKVRVLKSAEEGKDLKDIAEEIAAATRSNLIEVRGRTVVLYR
- a CDS encoding DUF1786 domain-containing protein; this translates as MRILAADIGTGTQDILLFDSEKEPENSLLMVMPSPTRIIAEKIRKATRERKAIVLTGNIMGGGPSAFAVRAHLKAGFPVYATEKAALTIHDSIEKVKAFGIRIVSEEEAKQLTCEGEAKKDKVNIVMQDFDPESVSSALSAFGVSMPENYAVAVQDHGNAPEKSNRVYRFELFKKFIDRGGKLENFVYTPKEIPDAFTRMKAQADSLVKSVGNPEIRSVFMDTGPAAIFGALTDPTALQPSIVVNIGNGHTLGALVLENRVTALFEHHSSNMNSEKLQDYIIRLADGSLDFDEVFEDGGHGAYIKEAVGFEQVRSIMVTGPKRQMLEKLSESGLRKEISNKLHFAAPFGSMMLSGCFGLLAGFFEKYPGSSIKFINH
- a CDS encoding translation initiation factor IF-2 subunit beta, with the translated sequence MYDYEELLNRAMAKMPETETTDARFVIPEPRLFSEGKTTILENFGNIADTLNRDPDHLMKYLTRELGTAGKIEGTRAVFQGRFTRAQISDNIQAYVDEYVMCSECGRPDTQLVKVERVLVLRCSACGAHRPVKKRKVSNVVVRDAIEEGGTYELRVDAVGSKGDGIAKIDKYTVFVPGAAKGDVVKVKIKKISGNLAFSERV
- the feoB gene encoding ferrous iron transport protein B, translated to MKLPVICPEGECCHGSRGCVPGKGVPKIVLVGSPNVGKSSLFNALSGSYTLVSNYPGTSVEISRGKSKIREREYEIIDTPGMYSLLPVSEEERVSQLLIFEENPLVYLHVVDARNLRRMLSFTLQLLEAGLPLILVLNMMDEAEERGIEIDISELSRFLGIPVIGTVSNEGKGIDELKTAISEFVPENNTPDIQKFQKLDYGTEIEPYIESVENLLGPSKEFGISKRAFSLLLLQEDRTALEYLLRAEKSPEYVKAGSEKNNEEIRKLVEAASKAAAVPLSYLFTLKRQERVNEIVEQVMEIPERVERKTLGKTGIAGTERSSEKAGIRTGKKTETPKKNIGFSEKIDSILIHPVFGIPVLFLILYLGFYQFVGVFAAGTVVDFLENTLFGQYINPLVTARFVSLVPYPALQDLFVGEYGIFTQAVTYAIALILPIVGAFFLVFSIIEDTGYLPRLSLLLDGMFKKIGLSGKAVIPMVLGFGCSTMATMVTRTLETKRERLIANILLALAIPCSAQLGIILSILSGNPRGLSVWAGVIVLEFILIGYLASRILPGEAPTFILEMPPLRRPKLSNILVKTYSRMHWYFLEVLPLFVVASILIWIGRLTGIFDLALKVMEYPTVWIGLPPNAADVFLFGFFRRDFGAAGLYGMYDSGLLTGLQLVVAAVTLTLFMPCIAQFMMTIKERGLKTALVISGFIFPSAFLTGSIVNTLLTALGVNL
- a CDS encoding helix-turn-helix transcriptional regulator, coding for MNPGLLDLILFSEKRKNFLLLLKEGPKDIEEILERLQVPRTALLPQIKKLKEEELVIHEDGMYRLSAIGVIIVEKMQPLLDTLAVFEKNEEFWADRKLASIPPKLVKRINELGDYRIIEPDLSHTFDLNPKFVEYLSNSSRTRIFFSYFHPQFPALYLNLARKGIEVSLVLSEAVYSRLIEDFKEEGKEFLKMENTSLYIFGKKGVEIPVLIAVTDRIMVLGLFNESGRFDRQYVRSSEPRAIKWGEELFEYYRTMSREIEIE